One segment of Brassica napus cultivar Da-Ae chromosome C3, Da-Ae, whole genome shotgun sequence DNA contains the following:
- the LOC106431491 gene encoding GRR1-like protein 1 yields MDLRLPSKVLEHILSFVDSNEDRNSVSLVCKSWFETERRTRKRVFVRNCYAVTPEAVARRFPETRSLTLKGKPHFADYNLVPDGWGGYAWPWIEAMAAKCPSLEELRLKRMVVTDECLEKIAASFKDFKVLVLTSCEGFSTDGLAAIAVACRNLRELELRECIVEDIGGDWLSYFPETLTSLVSLDFSCLDSEVKLSDLERLLSRSPNLKSLKLNRAVSLDALGSLLRLAPQLVELGTGSFSDKLDQEAVAKLSQAFSELKELKSLSGLWDVLPEYIPLLYSVCPGLTSLNLSYATVQMSDLVELITGCSNLQKLWVMDLIEDKGLEVVASSCKELRELRVFPSGAEGLNDTNVAMTEQGLVSVSEGCPNLESVLYFCVQFTNAAMVTIARNRPNLTCFRLCVMEPFAPDHKTQQPLDEGFKAIVERCKDLQRLSVSGLLTDKAFEYIGTHGKKLRMLSIAFAGDSDLMLHHLLSGCESLNKLEIRDCPFGDTALLENAAKLETMRSLWMSSCCVSFGACKLLSPKMPKLNVEVIDEHPLETRPDSSPVERIYIYRTLAGPRLDMPEFVWTIQKNPEIGVSHLAIK; encoded by the exons ATGGATCTCCGATTACCATCTAAGGTTCTTGAGCATATCCTCTCCTTCGTCGACTCCAACGAGGATCGAAACTCTGTTTCTCTGGTCTGCAAGTCATGGTTCGAGACCGAGCGGCGAACTCGGAAAAGGGTATTTGTCAGAAACTGTTACGCGGTTACTCCTGAGGCGGTTGCACGGCGGTTCCCGGAGACGAGGTCTCTGACTCTGAAAGGGAAGCCTCACTTCGCTGACTACAACTTGGTTCCTGACGGTTGGGGTGGTTATGCTTGGCCGTGGATTGAGGCTATGGCAGCGAAATGCCCGTCTCTTGAAGAGTTGAGGTTGAAGAGAATGGTGGTGACTGATGAGTGCTTGGAGAAGATTGCTGCTTCGTTTAAGGATTTTAAGGTTCTTGTGTTGACTTCTTGTGAAGGTTTTTCTACTGATGGTCTTGCAGCCATTGCAGTAGCTTGCAG GAACCTGAGAGAGCTGGAATTGCGAGAGTGCATAGTTGAGGATATTGGAGGAGACTGGCTTAGCTATTTCCCTGAAACTTTGACTTCTCTTGTCTCTCTTGACTTCTCTTGTTTAGACTCAGAGGTTAAACTTTCAGACTTGGAGCGTCTCTTGAGCAGGTCTCCAAACCTCAAGTCTCTCAAGTTGAATCGAGCTGTGAGTCTAGACGCTCTGGGGAGCTTGCTTCGTCTAGCTCCACAGCTGGTTGAGCTTGGCACAGGTTCTTTCTCAGATAAGCTAGATCAAGAAGCGGTTGCAAAGTTATCACAAGCTTTTTCAGAGTTGAAGGAGCTTAAGAGCTTATCTGGTCTCTGGGATGTCCTCCCTGAGTATATTCCACTTCTTTACTCTGTTTGTCCTGGTCTTACCTCGTTGAACTTGAGCTATGCCACTGTCCAAATGTCTGATCTTGTCGAGCTTATTACTGGATGCTCCAACTTGCAGAAGCTATGG GTAATGGACTTGATAGAGGACAAAGGTCTCGAAGTTGTTGCCTCGTCTTGTAAGGAACTGCGAGAACTAAGGGTGTTTCCATCTGGAGCAGAAGGTCTTAACGATACAAATGTAGCTATGACTGAACAAGGTCTGGTCTCCGTGTCTGAAGGCTGTCCAAATCTCGAGTCTGTTCTCTACTTTTGTGTCCAGTTTACAAACGCAGCTATGGTTACCATAGCAAGAAACCGTCCAAATCTCACATGCTTCCGCCTCTGTGTAATGGAGCCATTTGCTCCTGATCACAAAACACAGCAGCCACTTGATGAAGGATTCAAAGCCATAGTTGAAAGATGCAAGGATCTTCAACGCCTCTCTGTCTCTGGTCTCCTCACTGACAAGGCCTTTGAATACATTGGGACACATGGCAAGAAGCTTAGGATGCTATCAATAGCATTTGCTGGGGACAGTGACTTGATGCTACACCACTTGTTGTCAGGCTGTGAGAGTTTAAACAAGCTTGAGATTAGGGATTGCCCTTTTGGAGACACTGCTTTACTGGAGAACGCGGCCAAACTAGAAACCATGCGGTCCCTTTGGATGTCATCTTGCTGTGTTAGTTTTGGTGCTTGCAAGCTCCTGAGTCCAAAAATGCCAAAGCTAAATGTTGAAGTCATTGATGAACATCCTCTAGAGACGAGACCTGACAGCTCTCCAGTTGAGAGGATATACATATACAGGACACTCGCAGGACCGAGATTGGACATGCCTGAATTTGTGTGGACAATACAAAAGAATCCAGAGATTGGTGTTTCACATCTAGCCATAAAGTAA